One window of the Dermacentor andersoni chromosome 10, qqDerAnde1_hic_scaffold, whole genome shotgun sequence genome contains the following:
- the LOC126544191 gene encoding uncharacterized protein has product MVQHSPCTKLIGRIQRDACETILELLDGDSRFALTEEKAEPTIVAHCEHVVYTVAFTSHTGERAPDECREKESTDYGRKQWLANCLTQASEVVLRFDWRCDNLRELCCEKGIVGTPALLRMLCQKPVNKVGCSLYENHRYEPLLEKDVFADISSNYQLLTQMLEFTYTQVVGTPLKAGFLDCTLNGFLDLQRVYAHAIRKATLGLPVGDACMKFNTHIHGVRIFRYSCEQVPPTAVHLCPNVSYSYVHLSNLLEQRALLQSLRHSAVTVQTYPEAACRFLGATTDQECRYDVRSRSLVLLPSPQYIRFQRPPCVAGDCLELTRKFLHMCLANISELSLTTSHFSFVCDFCFGVVPVLSELSLLELPRRAFICQGLLQWFARGCQFLFELDVRNGDAVSCATCSLPLVFTERVFESLLWETRLWRLSIGETARIMSFTFPLCRLVTDVRFILDSLASVATSVFRGGPCHLLCVNPGLSVLTIESLRFAHGDKSDD; this is encoded by the coding sequence ATGGTGCAACATTCTCCCTGCACGAAGCTTATCGGCCGTATTCAACGTGACGCGTGTGAAACGATACTTGAACTCTTGGACGGCGACTCCCGCTTCGCTCTGACTGAGGAAAAAGCCGAGCCTACGATAGTCGCCCACTGCGAGCACGTTGTCTACACAGTGGCGTTCACTTCTCACACGGGTGAGCGTGCACCGGATGAATGCCGTGAGAAGGAGAGCACGGACTACGGGCGCAAGCAGTGGCTCGCCAACTGCCTCACGCAGGCCTCCGAAGTTGTCCTTCGATTTGATTGGCGCTGCGACAACTTACGTGAGCTGTGCTGCGAGAAAGGCATCGTGGGAACTCCGGCGCTCTTGCGCATGCTGTGCCAGAAGCCCGTGAATAAGGTGGGCTGCTCGCTTTACGAGAACCACCGCTACGAGCCTTTACTGGAGAAAGACGTCTTTGCAGACATCAGCAGCAATTACCAGTTGCTGACTCAGATGCTCGAGTTCACGTACACGCAGGTGGTAGGTACGCCGCTGAAAGCCGGGTTCTTGGACTGCACCTTAAACGGTTTTCTCGACCTGCAGCGCGTGTACGCTCATGCCATACGTAAGGCTACCCTAGGGCTACCGGTCGGCGACGCCTGTATGAAATTCAATACGCACATCCACGGTGTGCGCATCTTCCGGTACTCTTGCGAACAAGTACCTCCAACCGCAGTACATCTTTGCCCCAATGTCTCGTACAGCTACGTCCATCTCTCGAACCTGCTGGAGCAGAGGGCGTTGCTTCAGAGTCTGCGTCATTCTGCCGTCACCGTTCAAACCTATCCGGAAGCCGCCTGCCGCTTCCTAGGAGCCACTACGGACCAGGAGTGCCGGTATGACGTCAGATCACGTTCACTCGTTCTGCTGCCGTCGCCGCAATACATCCGTTTCCAGCGACCTCCGTGCGTGGCCGGCGACTGCCTGGAACTGACGCGCAAATTCCTGCATATGTGCCTCGCCAACATCTCCGAGCTCAGCCTGACAACCAGCCACTTCTCGTTCGTCTGCGACTTTTGCTTCGGCGTGGTTCCGGTGCTGTCCGAGCTGAGCTTGCTGGAGCTTCCACGGCGCGCCTTCATTTGCCAAGGTTTGCTGCAGTGGTTCGCGCGTGGATGCCAGTTCCTCTTCGAGCTGGACGTCAGGAATGGCGACGCTGTTTCTTGCGCCACCTGCAGTTTGCCGCTGGTGTTCACAGAGCGCGTCTTCGAGTCGCTACTCTGGGAGACGAGGCTATGGCGGCTGAGCATCGGCGAGACGGCGAGGATAATGTCGTTCACATTTCCCCTATGTCGCCTCGTCACCGACGTTCGCTTTATCCTGGACAGTTTGGCGAGTGTCGCCACCTCTGTTTTCCGCGGTGGGCCCTGCCATCTCCTCTGCGTCAATCCCGGGCTCTCTGTGTTAACTATTGAGTCACTACGGTTTGCGCATGGCGATAAGTCGGATGACTGA
- the LOC129388343 gene encoding uncharacterized protein: MVQHSPCTKLIGANQRDACERILELLDGAYRFALTEAKAEPTDVAHSEHAVHTAALSSDTDERAPDEYRQKERMDYVRKRWLANCLTLASEVVLRFDACSENLREGCCANGIVGTPGLWRMLCQRPLNKLGCSLYEDRRCESRLEKDVFVDISNNCQLVTHKLEITYMEAAGITLTAGFWYCTLNGSIDLQPVHVHAMRQATVRVPVRDASMMGNTPKNGLRIFRYSCEQVPPTTGRLCRDCSYNYVRLENLLEQTALLQSVCHAAVTLQAYPEAVCRFPRATTHKECRYDVRSRSLVLLPSPQYIRFQRPPCVAGDCLKFTPKLLRMCLANISELNLTTSHFLFGCDFCFGDGAVLPELSLLALPRCAIIIWEGLLQWLARGYRFRVELGIGNGDVVPCTACKLPPMFTERDFEWQLWETRLWRLGVGETARIMSVTFLLGRLVTDLRFNVGSLASDAASVSCCGPCHPLCANPGLHVNH, encoded by the coding sequence ATGGTGCAACATTCTCCCTGCACGAAGCTTATCGGTGCCAATCAACGTGACGCTTGTGAAAGGATACTTGAACTCTTGGACGGCGCCTACCGCTTCGCCCTGACCGAGGCAAAAGCCGAGCCGACGGACGTCGCCCACAGCGAGCACGCTGTCCACACAGCGGCGTTAAGTTCTGACACGGATGAGCGTGCCCCGGATGAATATCGTCAGAAAGAGCGCATGGACTACGTGCGCAAACGCTGGCTCGCGAACTGCCTCACCCTGGCGTCCGAAGTTGTCCTTCGATTTGATGCGTGCAGCGAGAACTTACGTGAGGGGTGCTGCGCGAACGGCATCGTGGGAACTCCGGGGCTATGGCGCATGCTGTGCCAGAGGCCCTTGAACAAGCTGGGCTGCTCGCTTTACGAGGACCGCCGCTGCGAGTCTCGGCTGGAGAAAGATGTCTTTGTAGACATCAGCAATAATTGCCAGCTAGTGACTCATAAGCTCGAGATCACGTACATGGAGGCGGCAGGTATAACGCTGACAGCCGGCTTCTGGTACTGCACCTTAAATGGTTCCATCGACCTGCAGCCTGTGCACGTTCACGCCATGCGTCAGGCTACCGTAAGAGTGCCGGTGCGAGACGCCAGTATGATGGGCAATACGCCCAAGAACGGTTTGCGCATCTTCCGGTACAGTTGCGAACAGGTACCTCCTACCACAGGCCGCCTTTGCCGCGATTGCTCGTACAACTACGTCCGTCTCGAGAACCTGCTGGAGCAGACAGCGTTGCTTCAGAGTGTGTGCCATGCTGCCGTGACCCTCCAAGCCTACCCGGAAGCCGTCTGCCGCTTCCCAAGAGCCACTACGCACAAGGAGTGCCGGTATGACGTCAGATCACGTTCACTAGTTCTGCTGCCGTCACCACAGTACATCCGTTTCCAGCGACCCCCGTGCGTGGCCGGCGACTGCCTGAAATTCACGCCCAAATTGCTGCGTATGTGCCTCGCCAACATCTCCGAGCTCAATCTGACAACTAGCCATTTCTTGTTCGGCTGCGACTTTTGCTTCGGCGACGGCGCGGTGCTGCCCGAGCTGAGCTTGCTGGCGCTTCCAAGGTGCGCCATCATTATTTGGGAAGGCTTGCTCCAATGGCTCGCGCGTGGCTACCGGTTCCGCGTCGAGCTGGGAATCGGGAATGGCGACGTTGTTCCCTGCACCGCCTGCAAACTGCCGCCGATGTTCACAGAGCGCGACTTCGAGTGGCAACTCTGGGAGACGAGGCTATGGCGGCTGGGCGTCGGCGAGACGGCGAGGATAATGTCGGTTACATTTCTCCTAGGCCGCCTTGTGACCGACCTTCGCTTTAACGTGGGCAGTTTGGCGAGTGACGCAGCCTCTGTTTCCTGCTGTGGGCCCTGTCATCCCCTCTGCGCCAATCCCGGGCTCCATGTTAACCATTGA